From the genome of Candidatus Desulfarcum epimagneticum, one region includes:
- a CDS encoding conserved hypothetical protein (Evidence 4 : Unknown function but conserved in other organisms), whose protein sequence is MSDWEPKITSFLCSWCSYGAADLAGVSRMEYPPNIRVIRIPCTGRMSPKFFLAALREGADGVWVSG, encoded by the coding sequence ATGTCTGATTGGGAACCCAAAATCACCAGTTTTCTATGCAGCTGGTGCAGCTACGGCGCCGCCGATCTGGCCGGCGTCAGCCGGATGGAATATCCCCCGAACATCCGGGTCATCCGCATTCCCTGCACCGGGCGCATGAGTCCGAAATTTTTTCTGGCCGCGCTCAGGGAAGGCGCGGACGGCGTGTGGGTGTCCGGGTGA
- the rpsI gene encoding 30S ribosomal subunit protein S9 (Evidence 2a : Function from experimental evidences in other organisms; PubMedId : 10094780, 1091515, 12244297, 12809609, 3884974, 4346030, 7556101; Product type s : structure), whose translation MDDILKDFKVTENVYYATGKRKNAVARTWLTPGDGKIIINDMPAEEYFRVQTASMIMTQPMTLTHTLGKFDIRATVRGGGVSGQAGALRHGITKALILWDPDLRQALKKAGFVKRDPRVKERKKYGQKGARAHFQFSKR comes from the coding sequence TTGGACGACATCTTAAAGGATTTCAAAGTGACCGAAAACGTTTACTACGCCACCGGCAAAAGAAAGAACGCAGTGGCCCGGACCTGGCTGACCCCGGGCGATGGAAAAATTATCATCAACGACATGCCCGCCGAGGAGTATTTCAGGGTCCAGACCGCCTCCATGATCATGACCCAGCCCATGACCCTGACTCACACGCTGGGTAAATTCGACATCCGGGCCACCGTGCGGGGCGGGGGCGTCTCCGGCCAGGCCGGGGCCCTTCGGCACGGCATCACCAAGGCTCTGATCCTGTGGGACCCCGATCTCAGACAGGCCCTTAAAAAAGCGGGTTTTGTCAAGCGCGACCCCCGGGTCAAGGAAAGAAAAAAATACGGTCAGAAGGGCGCGCGGGCCCATTTCCAGTTCTCGAAACGATAG
- a CDS encoding Methyl-viologen-reducing hydrogenase, delta subunit — protein sequence MEYMGLEPDRLQFSWISSAESTKFIDVVNDVTESIKKLGPGKTFLNNRDRGEVA from the coding sequence ATGGAATACATGGGGCTTGAGCCCGATCGCCTGCAATTCTCATGGATATCCTCAGCCGAATCGACCAAGTTCATCGATGTGGTCAACGACGTCACGGAGTCCATCAAAAAACTGGGCCCCGGCAAAACGTTTTTAAACAACCGCGACCGGGGCGAGGTGGCTTAA
- the rplM gene encoding 50S ribosomal subunit protein L13 (Evidence 2a : Function from experimental evidences in other organisms; PubMedId : 10094780, 12809609, 365580, 3884974, 9298646; Product type s : structure): protein MKKQTYSAKKSDNPNVWRMVDADGAVLGRLASQVAARLRGKHNPLFTPHVDTGDSVVVINAEKIVLTGGKWDKKQYHRHSGYIGGLKTITAKKLMEKRPEDLIRSAVKGMLPKNRLGRKLFKKLKVYAGSEHPHEAQRPEPLSLS from the coding sequence ATGAAAAAACAGACATACAGCGCGAAAAAATCCGACAACCCCAACGTGTGGCGCATGGTGGACGCGGACGGGGCCGTCCTGGGAAGGCTCGCCTCCCAGGTGGCGGCCCGTTTGAGGGGGAAACACAACCCCCTTTTTACCCCCCATGTGGACACAGGCGACAGCGTGGTGGTGATCAACGCCGAAAAGATTGTGCTGACCGGCGGAAAATGGGATAAAAAACAGTACCACCGGCACAGCGGATATATCGGCGGGCTTAAAACCATCACGGCGAAAAAACTGATGGAGAAGCGGCCCGAAGACCTCATCCGTTCCGCTGTAAAGGGCATGCTGCCGAAAAACAGGCTCGGCCGGAAGCTGTTTAAAAAGCTCAAGGTTTACGCCGGAAGCGAGCATCCCCACGAAGCCCAGCGGCCCGAGCCGCTTTCGCTGTCTTAA
- a CDS encoding Nucleoside transporter codes for MTYHLISLAGAFALMGVAWLFSTHPRRLNFKTIAWGVGLQAALAAVVFLAPASRGLFLTLNDITNSLLASAMAGARFCFGYLSGGPAPFEASKPQFGFILAFQGLPTILFFSALISILYFYGIMQAVIRLFGRLFSRLMKISGAEAVAVSSNIFVGVESMLAIRPHIRRMTRSELCLVLTAGMATVASNVLLIYVLFLRDVFPAIAGHLISASILSAPAAVVMSKILMPETETPETLGKAARIHAEKEDNVFAAVISGANSGVRLVVGIVALLVAVLGLAALADSLLGWGWGHAGGWLGMGGELSLKTIMGWVAYPFVLIMGVPPEDALAVSKIVGSRTIITELAAYGDLAGAIRENAIVHPRSAVIAAYALCGFSHIASMSIFVGGAAALAPERTRDISAAGLRALAAATLACLMTGCMAGLFYTNDGSILLGG; via the coding sequence ATGACTTATCATCTCATCAGTCTGGCCGGCGCGTTCGCCCTGATGGGCGTCGCATGGCTTTTTTCCACCCATCCCCGACGCCTGAATTTCAAAACCATCGCCTGGGGGGTCGGCCTTCAGGCGGCCCTGGCCGCCGTGGTCTTCCTGGCGCCGGCCAGCCGGGGCCTGTTTCTGACGTTAAACGACATCACCAACAGCCTGCTCGCCTCGGCCATGGCCGGGGCCCGGTTCTGTTTCGGGTACCTAAGCGGCGGCCCCGCGCCCTTCGAGGCGTCCAAACCCCAGTTCGGCTTTATCCTGGCCTTCCAGGGCCTTCCCACGATCCTGTTCTTTTCGGCCCTGATCTCGATCCTTTATTTTTACGGAATCATGCAGGCCGTCATCCGCCTTTTCGGACGCCTGTTTTCCCGGCTCATGAAAATCTCCGGCGCCGAGGCTGTGGCGGTTTCCAGCAACATCTTTGTGGGCGTGGAGTCCATGCTGGCCATCCGCCCCCACATCCGCCGGATGACCCGCTCCGAGCTGTGCCTGGTTCTGACGGCGGGCATGGCCACCGTGGCCTCCAACGTCCTTTTAATATACGTTCTGTTTCTGCGAGACGTGTTCCCCGCCATCGCCGGTCACCTGATATCGGCGTCCATCCTCTCGGCCCCGGCGGCCGTGGTCATGTCCAAAATTCTCATGCCCGAAACCGAAACGCCCGAAACCCTGGGAAAAGCGGCCCGGATTCACGCGGAAAAAGAGGACAATGTGTTCGCCGCCGTCATCTCCGGCGCGAACTCGGGGGTGAGGCTCGTCGTGGGCATCGTGGCGCTTCTCGTCGCCGTTCTGGGTCTGGCGGCCCTGGCGGACAGCCTTCTCGGCTGGGGATGGGGACACGCGGGCGGATGGCTGGGCATGGGGGGCGAGCTGTCGCTGAAAACCATCATGGGATGGGTCGCCTACCCCTTTGTTCTGATCATGGGGGTTCCCCCTGAAGACGCCCTGGCGGTGTCGAAAATCGTGGGAAGCCGGACCATCATCACCGAGCTGGCCGCCTACGGGGACCTGGCCGGGGCCATCCGCGAAAACGCCATCGTCCATCCCCGCTCGGCCGTCATCGCCGCCTACGCCCTGTGCGGGTTTTCCCACATCGCCTCCATGTCCATATTCGTGGGCGGGGCCGCGGCCCTGGCCCCGGAGCGGACCCGGGACATCAGCGCGGCGGGCCTGCGGGCGCTGGCCGCCGCCACCCTGGCCTGCCTGATGACCGGATGCATGGCCGGGCTTTTTTACACAAACGACGGCTCCATTCTTCTGGGGGGATGA
- a CDS encoding hypothetical protein (Evidence 5 : Unknown function), whose amino-acid sequence MMKSGGLNTCDLRFMDEEIRHYLKIPNKITLDALSENKKDMPVFNTMDELREDLLK is encoded by the coding sequence ATGATGAAATCCGGCGGTCTGAACACGTGTGATCTCCGCTTCATGGATGAAGAAATACGGCATTATTTGAAAATCCCGAATAAAATCACTTTAGACGCGCTTTCGGAAAACAAAAAAGATATGCCGGTTTTTAATACGATGGATGAGTTGCGAGAGGATTTGCTGAAGTGA
- a CDS encoding conserved hypothetical protein (Evidence 4 : Unknown function but conserved in other organisms) → MIKKGETMQTVMDEGRLKQVFKEALAEMIEEKQSLFHDIVVEAIEDIALNLAIREGRGSGKATRQEVFDILEGRS, encoded by the coding sequence ATGATAAAAAAAGGAGAGACCATGCAAACCGTAATGGATGAAGGCCGCCTTAAACAAGTCTTTAAAGAAGCGCTTGCGGAAATGATCGAAGAAAAGCAAAGCCTGTTCCATGATATTGTCGTGGAAGCCATAGAAGACATTGCCTTAAATCTCGCCATCCGGGAAGGCCGGGGATCTGGAAAAGCGACCCGGCAGGAAGTCTTTGACATACTGGAAGGCCGGTCGTGA
- the miaA gene encoding tRNA dimethylallyltransferase produces MKDEPMISPGTEKKPPRIIVVCGPTGVGKTSDAIEMAERIGGEIIGADSMQIYKFMNIGTAKPTPEERARVRHHMVDIVFPDGDFDAARFARQADRAAKAVLEKNRVPIVAGGTGFYIKALLSGLFDAGPADPGARDAVKRELRENGPGFLHDKLARVDPEAAKRIHPNDVFRTSRALEVFYASGRPITERQKAHAFGDRRFDALKIGLNMDREKLYDRINRRVDAMMASGFPEEVRGLFDMGYREDLKSMRAIGYRHMADFIAGRVSESEAVETMKRDTRRYAKTQLTWFKKDPGVIWTGPGGVAGLETAVRRHLDR; encoded by the coding sequence ATGAAAGATGAGCCCATGATTTCCCCCGGAACAGAAAAAAAACCGCCCCGGATCATTGTGGTGTGCGGCCCCACCGGGGTGGGAAAAACATCCGACGCCATTGAGATGGCGGAAAGAATCGGCGGCGAGATCATCGGCGCCGACTCCATGCAGATCTATAAATTCATGAATATCGGGACCGCCAAGCCGACTCCGGAGGAGCGGGCCCGGGTCCGGCACCACATGGTGGATATCGTGTTTCCGGATGGGGATTTTGACGCCGCGCGTTTCGCCCGTCAGGCGGACCGGGCGGCAAAGGCCGTTTTGGAAAAAAACCGGGTCCCCATCGTGGCCGGGGGAACCGGGTTTTATATCAAGGCCCTTTTGTCCGGCCTGTTTGACGCGGGGCCCGCCGACCCCGGCGCGCGGGACGCGGTCAAAAGGGAGCTTCGGGAAAACGGGCCCGGGTTTCTTCATGACAAACTGGCCCGCGTCGATCCCGAGGCCGCGAAACGGATTCATCCCAACGACGTGTTTCGAACCTCCCGGGCTCTGGAGGTGTTTTACGCCTCGGGCCGGCCCATCACCGAAAGACAAAAGGCCCACGCCTTCGGGGACCGGCGTTTTGACGCGCTGAAGATCGGCCTGAATATGGACCGGGAAAAGCTCTACGACCGGATCAACCGCCGGGTGGACGCCATGATGGCGTCTGGGTTTCCCGAAGAGGTCCGGGGTCTTTTCGACATGGGCTACCGGGAGGACCTTAAATCCATGCGCGCCATCGGGTACCGCCACATGGCCGATTTCATCGCCGGGCGCGTCTCCGAATCCGAGGCTGTGGAGACCATGAAAAGGGACACAAGGCGATACGCCAAAACCCAGCTCACCTGGTTTAAAAAGGACCCCGGCGTCATCTGGACCGGGCCCGGGGGCGTGGCGGGTCTGGAGACGGCTGTTCGGCGGCATCTGGACCGGTAG
- a CDS encoding NAD(P)-binding Rossmann-like domain-containing protein: MSKDTIGSVMVVGGGITGMQAALDLADSGYYVHLVEKGPSIGGVMAQLDKTFPTNDCAM, from the coding sequence ATGTCAAAAGATACAATCGGATCCGTCATGGTGGTCGGGGGGGGGATCACGGGCATGCAGGCGGCCCTGGACCTCGCCGATTCGGGATATTATGTGCATCTGGTCGAAAAGGGTCCTTCCATCGGCGGGGTCATGGCCCAGCTGGACAAGACGTTCCCGACCAACGACTGCGCAATGTGA
- a CDS encoding Heterodisulfide reductase codes for MKVLKSPRYIDESKCIGCGACAEKCPKKVVDTYNEGLAQRKAAYVEYAQAVPLKYRIDGENCIYLNKNGKCGACKKICPTEAVDFDQKEVEEDVHVGAVVLSPGFKAFDPSKLEDYYHYKDCDNVVTAMEFERILSATGPFHGHLVRPSDQAEPEKIAFLQCVGSRDIHHCDHEYCSSVCCMYAIKEAIIAKEHAASDMDASIFFMDIRTHGKDFEKYYNRAQDEGVRFVRTRVSKITEDPETQDVIIHYSEPDGAVKKERFSLAVLSVGFETPPEVANLAGDMGVELTKGNFCKATSFAPTQTSRKGVFACGAFLGPRDIPQSVVDSSAAAMAAGEILAPARNSLTHAPEKIAETDISGQRPRVGVFVCKCGINIAGVVDVPSVAEYAATLPYVEYAADNLYSCSQDTQDALSEIIREKKLNRVVVAACTPKTHEPLFQETLVNAGLNKYLFEMCNIRNQDSWVHKNNPEMATEKARDLVRMAVSKAALMGPLAETELTVNQTALIVGGGAAGMTVAKSLSAQGYDTHIIESSDRLGGQALSLRRTALGEDVGENLSRLTNDVSGNDKIHVHLNSRLTGVEGFVGNFKSTVDASEGSQEVIEHGVTIIATGGSALKPSEYHYGEDPRIVTSLELDRKLMEEDPSLKDMKSAVFIQCVGSREKERPYCSRVCCAHSLTNALELLKLNPEMNIYILYRDIRTYGERESLYKEARAKGVRFIRYTPEDKPKVDIVDGKIQVSVKNPILGKILTLKGAGLLSLASAIVPGDNEELAQFFKVPINEDGFFVERHAKLGPSEFATDGVFLCGLAHYPKPMDEAVAQAQAAASRALTLLSRKNIFTSGAIAETEPAKCAECGVCVSLCPYSAPSFLEEGPFTGKAQVNPVLCKGCGLCVASCRSGAIHLKGFDNDQIMAQISAMNQSA; via the coding sequence GTGAAGGTCCTGAAAAGCCCCCGGTACATTGACGAGTCCAAATGCATCGGCTGCGGGGCGTGCGCCGAAAAATGCCCGAAAAAAGTCGTGGACACGTACAACGAGGGCCTGGCCCAGCGAAAAGCCGCCTACGTGGAGTACGCCCAGGCGGTTCCCCTCAAGTACCGAATCGACGGGGAGAACTGCATCTACCTGAACAAAAATGGAAAATGCGGCGCCTGCAAAAAAATCTGCCCCACCGAGGCTGTGGATTTTGATCAAAAGGAAGTCGAAGAGGACGTTCATGTGGGCGCGGTGGTTCTGTCCCCGGGCTTTAAGGCGTTTGACCCCTCGAAGCTGGAAGACTACTACCATTATAAAGACTGCGACAACGTGGTGACCGCCATGGAGTTCGAGCGGATCCTCAGCGCCACCGGGCCCTTTCATGGCCACCTGGTCCGGCCCTCGGACCAGGCCGAGCCTGAAAAAATCGCGTTCCTCCAGTGCGTGGGGTCCCGGGACATCCACCACTGCGACCACGAATACTGCTCGTCGGTGTGCTGCATGTACGCCATCAAAGAGGCCATCATCGCCAAGGAGCACGCCGCCTCCGATATGGACGCCTCGATATTTTTCATGGACATCCGGACCCACGGAAAGGATTTTGAAAAATACTACAACCGGGCCCAGGACGAGGGAGTCCGCTTTGTCCGGACCCGGGTCTCCAAAATCACCGAGGACCCCGAAACCCAGGATGTGATCATTCATTACTCCGAGCCCGACGGCGCCGTGAAAAAGGAGCGCTTCAGCCTGGCGGTTCTGTCCGTGGGCTTCGAGACGCCGCCCGAGGTGGCGAATCTGGCCGGGGATATGGGCGTTGAGCTGACAAAGGGGAATTTCTGCAAAGCGACCTCCTTCGCCCCCACCCAGACGTCCCGGAAGGGCGTGTTCGCGTGCGGGGCCTTTCTGGGCCCCAGAGACATCCCCCAGTCCGTGGTGGATTCCAGCGCCGCGGCCATGGCCGCCGGGGAAATACTGGCGCCGGCCCGGAACTCACTGACCCACGCGCCTGAAAAAATCGCGGAAACCGACATCTCAGGGCAGCGGCCCCGGGTCGGGGTGTTTGTGTGCAAGTGCGGCATCAACATCGCCGGCGTGGTGGACGTGCCGTCGGTGGCGGAATACGCGGCCACCCTGCCGTACGTGGAATACGCGGCGGACAACCTGTACTCATGCTCCCAGGACACCCAGGACGCGCTGTCGGAAATCATCCGGGAGAAAAAGCTCAACCGGGTGGTGGTGGCGGCGTGCACCCCGAAGACCCATGAGCCCCTGTTCCAGGAGACCCTGGTGAACGCGGGCCTGAACAAGTACCTGTTTGAAATGTGCAACATCCGGAACCAGGACTCCTGGGTTCACAAAAACAACCCGGAAATGGCCACGGAAAAGGCCAGGGACCTGGTGCGCATGGCCGTGTCCAAGGCCGCCCTCATGGGGCCTTTGGCGGAGACGGAGCTGACGGTGAATCAGACCGCCCTCATCGTGGGCGGCGGGGCCGCGGGCATGACCGTCGCCAAAAGCCTCTCAGCCCAGGGGTATGACACCCACATCATTGAGAGTTCGGACCGCCTGGGCGGCCAGGCGCTGAGTCTGCGCCGCACGGCCCTGGGAGAGGATGTGGGGGAAAATCTCTCCCGGCTGACAAACGACGTGTCCGGAAACGACAAAATTCATGTCCATCTCAACTCCCGGCTCACGGGCGTGGAGGGGTTTGTGGGCAACTTCAAATCCACCGTGGACGCCTCCGAAGGGTCCCAGGAGGTCATTGAGCACGGCGTGACCATCATCGCCACCGGCGGCTCAGCCCTGAAACCCTCCGAATACCATTACGGAGAGGATCCCCGGATTGTGACCAGCCTGGAGCTGGACCGGAAGCTGATGGAGGAGGACCCGTCGCTCAAAGACATGAAATCGGCGGTGTTCATCCAGTGCGTGGGCTCCCGGGAAAAAGAGCGGCCCTACTGCTCCCGTGTCTGCTGCGCCCACTCCCTCACAAACGCCCTGGAGCTTTTAAAGCTCAACCCGGAAATGAACATATACATTCTTTACCGGGACATCCGCACATACGGGGAGCGGGAGTCGCTGTACAAAGAGGCCCGGGCCAAAGGGGTCCGCTTTATCCGCTATACCCCGGAGGACAAGCCCAAAGTGGATATCGTGGACGGGAAAATCCAGGTGTCGGTGAAAAACCCCATCCTGGGAAAAATCCTGACCCTGAAAGGCGCCGGACTGTTGTCCCTGGCCTCGGCCATTGTGCCCGGGGACAACGAGGAGCTGGCCCAGTTTTTCAAGGTGCCCATAAACGAGGATGGGTTCTTTGTGGAGCGGCACGCCAAACTGGGGCCGTCGGAGTTCGCCACGGACGGGGTGTTTTTATGCGGCCTGGCCCATTACCCCAAACCGATGGACGAAGCCGTGGCCCAGGCCCAGGCGGCGGCCTCCCGGGCGCTGACCCTTCTTTCCCGGAAAAACATTTTCACCAGCGGGGCCATCGCCGAAACCGAGCCGGCCAAATGCGCCGAGTGCGGGGTCTGCGTGTCCCTGTGCCCCTATTCCGCGCCGAGCTTCCTGGAGGAGGGGCCGTTTACAGGAAAGGCCCAGGTCAATCCCGTTCTGTGCAAAGGATGCGGACTGTGCGTGGCCTCGTGCCGCTCCGGAGCCATTCATCTCAAAGGATTCGACAACGACCAGATCATGGCCCAGATCAGCGCCATGAACCAGTCCGCTTAA
- a CDS encoding Heterodisulfide reductase subunit F, with product MRNPYEPYPVRIDQIIDAVEDKSLKTFKFVFLNPGDEEKFAYAAGQFAELSVAGVGEIPIGIASSPTEKGFVMFTVFKTGKVTAHLHAMKEGDIMGIRGPLGNWYPWDMLEGKNVLIIGGGFAFTTLRSSIVYMLDPANRSKFKDIHVVYGARSPGMLLYKEELMEWEARDDIHMHITVDATDDPDWKYNTGFVPTITEQKAPPAGEDTYAIICGPPIMIKFTQPVLDKLGYMHDHIIMSLENRMKCGIGLCGRCGIGKELVCKDGPVFTLEQLKTTPREY from the coding sequence GTGCGAAATCCATATGAGCCTTACCCGGTTCGAATCGATCAGATCATCGACGCGGTTGAGGACAAAAGCCTTAAAACATTCAAATTTGTTTTTTTAAATCCCGGGGACGAGGAAAAATTCGCCTACGCGGCCGGCCAGTTCGCCGAGCTGTCCGTCGCCGGGGTCGGAGAAATTCCCATCGGGATCGCCTCATCGCCCACGGAAAAGGGTTTTGTGATGTTCACGGTCTTTAAGACCGGCAAGGTGACGGCCCATCTGCACGCCATGAAAGAGGGCGACATTATGGGAATCCGGGGCCCTTTGGGAAACTGGTATCCCTGGGACATGCTGGAGGGAAAAAACGTGCTGATCATCGGCGGCGGTTTTGCTTTCACCACCCTCCGATCCTCCATTGTCTATATGCTGGACCCCGCCAACCGTTCCAAATTTAAAGACATCCATGTGGTTTACGGGGCCAGGAGCCCGGGGATGCTTTTGTACAAGGAGGAGCTGATGGAGTGGGAGGCCCGGGACGACATCCATATGCACATCACGGTGGACGCCACCGACGATCCGGACTGGAAATACAACACGGGCTTTGTCCCGACCATCACCGAGCAGAAAGCCCCCCCGGCCGGGGAAGACACCTACGCCATCATATGCGGCCCCCCCATCATGATCAAATTCACCCAGCCGGTTCTGGACAAACTGGGCTACATGCACGACCATATCATCATGTCCCTGGAAAACCGGATGAAATGCGGGATCGGGCTGTGCGGACGCTGCGGCATCGGAAAAGAGCTGGTGTGCAAGGACGGACCGGTGTTCACCCTGGAGCAGCTGAAAACCACCCCCCGGGAATATTGA
- a CDS encoding 4Fe-4S ferredoxin, with protein sequence MKIIKIDKKDWPAGLEKSRGAYRLIGPVMDAGGRFASKFRELDKGELPDLSVADTVLSPKSIAFPQSETMFEYTTDETSDDRDILKRPERDYSPTAVIGIRPCDAASFLILKKNFDTKEYRDPYWADAYESCVFIGLAADDPLPEDFSPSVGSGPFDESGLDVLLANGGDFFLAKVITDKGEAYLKAAGWETDAGPEAAKQLEDMKAGAEKKISSAISFDRILDQSILDLYDADFWDDAAFACLNCGTCAYVCPTCWCFDIQDETRGHSGQRNKLWDACMFPLFSVHASGHNPRSSKTMRARQRFMHKLKYYPDKYNDGVMCVGCGRCVRLCPVNIDIRKVCERMNSHQPAEDAKQAR encoded by the coding sequence ATGAAAATCATCAAAATAGACAAAAAAGACTGGCCCGCCGGACTGGAAAAATCCAGGGGCGCATACCGCCTCATCGGTCCCGTCATGGACGCCGGGGGCCGGTTCGCCTCAAAATTCCGGGAGCTGGACAAAGGAGAGCTTCCCGATTTGAGCGTGGCGGACACCGTCCTTTCCCCCAAATCCATCGCCTTTCCCCAGTCCGAGACCATGTTCGAATACACCACGGACGAAACAAGCGATGATCGCGATATTTTGAAAAGGCCCGAAAGGGACTATTCCCCAACCGCCGTCATCGGCATCCGACCCTGCGACGCGGCCTCTTTTCTGATCCTTAAAAAGAATTTCGACACCAAAGAGTATCGAGACCCCTACTGGGCGGACGCCTACGAGTCGTGCGTGTTCATCGGCCTGGCGGCCGACGACCCGCTTCCCGAGGACTTCAGCCCAAGCGTGGGCTCCGGCCCCTTTGACGAATCCGGGCTGGATGTTCTTCTGGCGAACGGCGGGGATTTTTTCCTGGCCAAAGTCATCACCGACAAAGGGGAGGCCTATTTAAAGGCCGCGGGATGGGAGACCGACGCCGGCCCGGAGGCCGCCAAACAGCTGGAGGACATGAAGGCCGGGGCGGAAAAAAAGATATCCTCCGCCATATCCTTTGACCGGATCCTGGACCAGTCCATCCTGGACCTTTACGACGCCGACTTCTGGGACGATGCGGCCTTTGCCTGCCTCAACTGCGGCACATGCGCCTATGTGTGCCCCACATGCTGGTGCTTCGACATCCAGGATGAGACCCGCGGCCATTCGGGCCAAAGGAACAAACTGTGGGACGCGTGCATGTTTCCCCTTTTCAGCGTTCACGCCTCGGGCCACAACCCGAGAAGCTCCAAAACCATGAGAGCGCGCCAGCGATTCATGCACAAACTGAAATATTACCCGGACAAATACAACGACGGCGTGATGTGCGTGGGCTGCGGCCGATGCGTCCGCCTCTGCCCGGTGAACATAGACATCCGGAAGGTCTGTGAAAGAATGAACAGTCATCAGCCGGCCGAAGACGCGAAACAGGCGCGGTAA
- a CDS encoding 4Fe-4S ferredoxin — MTGYIDKIKEISKRILADGEADMVIGFRKGTMPLSNEPCMITKPEDVETLVWDGSCGINLANYLTGIGDKKAAVIAKGCDSRNLVTHIVENKVKRDNLFVIGVPCEGMIDRRKVVEMCPAEIVEAVEDGDKVTVKGAGFEKTLDKKEVLRKNCAACAHQNPVIHDEMAGEPVQEQTGVDRWEEIREIEEMDSAGRQEFFDNLFAPCIRCYACRNACPLCYCPECFVDESAPQWVGKTENPADVKTFHILRAYHCAGRCTDCGACQQSCPVGINMRLLTKKLEKDCFDLFGWEAGLSPEKRPALDAFAPEDPDDFIK, encoded by the coding sequence ATGACAGGATATATCGACAAGATCAAAGAGATATCAAAACGGATTCTGGCGGACGGCGAGGCGGACATGGTCATCGGCTTTCGGAAAGGGACCATGCCCCTGTCAAACGAGCCGTGCATGATCACAAAGCCCGAGGACGTCGAGACCCTGGTGTGGGACGGCTCCTGCGGGATCAACCTGGCCAACTACCTCACCGGGATCGGGGACAAAAAAGCGGCCGTCATCGCCAAAGGATGCGACTCCAGAAACCTGGTCACCCACATTGTGGAGAACAAAGTCAAAAGGGACAACCTCTTTGTCATCGGGGTTCCGTGCGAAGGCATGATCGACAGGCGCAAAGTCGTCGAAATGTGCCCGGCCGAGATCGTCGAGGCTGTTGAGGACGGGGACAAGGTGACGGTCAAAGGCGCCGGTTTTGAAAAGACCCTGGACAAAAAAGAGGTTCTCCGGAAAAACTGCGCGGCGTGCGCCCACCAAAATCCCGTGATCCATGACGAAATGGCGGGCGAGCCCGTTCAGGAACAGACCGGCGTGGACCGATGGGAGGAGATCCGGGAGATCGAGGAGATGGATTCGGCCGGGAGACAGGAATTTTTCGACAATCTCTTCGCCCCGTGCATCCGCTGCTACGCCTGCCGGAACGCCTGCCCCCTGTGCTACTGCCCCGAGTGTTTTGTGGATGAATCCGCGCCCCAGTGGGTGGGAAAAACCGAAAATCCGGCGGACGTGAAAACATTCCACATTCTGCGGGCGTATCACTGCGCCGGCCGCTGCACGGACTGCGGCGCCTGCCAGCAGTCGTGCCCTGTGGGAATCAATATGCGACTTTTGACCAAAAAGCTTGAAAAGGACTGCTTTGATCTTTTTGGGTGGGAAGCCGGCCTCTCTCCGGAAAAACGTCCGGCCCTGGACGCCTTCGCGCCGGAAGACCCGGATGATTTTATCAAATAA
- the relE gene encoding Toxin RelE3 yields the protein MILDFKKSFAKDLKKRKTDKQLMKRARQVIQAVEAARDIRAIRNLKKLKAQGNHYRIRVGAYRLGLIIEDDTVCFVRCLHRSEIYRYFP from the coding sequence GTGATTCTCGATTTTAAAAAAAGTTTTGCGAAAGATTTAAAAAAACGTAAAACCGACAAACAGTTAATGAAACGGGCAAGACAGGTTATCCAAGCAGTTGAGGCGGCCCGTGATATCCGCGCCATCCGGAACCTCAAAAAACTAAAGGCCCAGGGCAACCACTACCGAATCAGGGTCGGCGCTTATCGCCTGGGCCTTATTATTGAGGATGATACCGTCTGCTTTGTCAGATGTCTGCACCGAAGCGAGATTTACCGCTATTTCCCTTGA